From a single Raphanus sativus cultivar WK10039 chromosome 3, ASM80110v3, whole genome shotgun sequence genomic region:
- the LOC108808658 gene encoding cysteine-rich receptor-like protein kinase 40, with protein MKRKIGILHKKKMWKFPALMIILASTLLFHQTLKVVNGARCFGSLAGNSSYVKNRRDLFSTLANNVVTNSGFYNASLGSYPNTVYALGFCEKYYEQKACFRCLESLTLDTQTSCGNITNSFVWSSDDEDRFWCLVRSSNQSFGSFELIPPLIEANPDHIGQSVDMNLFMQQWESTVNMTLEAATKPDSSLVHKYYSVVKAEFTDFPNVYMLMQCTPDITSQDCKHCLGDCVGYFREQFRGRKGGMASLPSCLFRWDLDSFHSSFGNVTRFPVIHRPQVPEKGSSIPDKKGRRMHTGIITIIVVLAFINFLVFVGFYKVKARRRKLNKGINVGCAEYSNSDGQFMLRFNLDMISMATADFSPENKLGQGGFGTVYKAIIRKNQLVLDYELALRKAALDLADAEATIEVKEAEIERQKEDALSKSRDIVAERSRYYRERKQAEETAAGLEEELEDARAKIARLEAEKKEEAGRMKRTMDRIRQMHRRELVSTKSGIRAVATERFDRFRRYIEERDNREGKLLLHSQAVGSLDLVGLLAEWGMPVPKKLKDISAANEALYKTELEKAVVEEITEQDLVLPAFPGLDSSHGPDPIVDEFGSNVGTVDPAAVPTLRSSILNLGIQSAIPPSDTPLEIVREASIETISTDQQDAAIVYSEEAGIAGRHDDVTAED; from the exons atgaaaagaaaaattggtatcttacataaaaaaaaaatgtggaaATTCCCAGCTTTGATGATCATCCTCGCTTCTACTCTTCTTTTTCATCAGACTCTCAAAGTTGTTAACGGCGCCAGGTGTTTTGGAAGCTTAGCCGGCAACAGCAGCTACGTTAAGAATCGCCGTGATCTTTTCTCTACTCTTGCTAATAATGTCGTCACAAACAGCGGATTCTACAACGCTTCACTCGGCAGTTATCCCAACACAGTTTACGCTCTTGGCTTCTGTGAAAAATACTACGAGCAAAAAGCTTGTTTCCGTTGTCTCGAAAGCTTGACTCTGGATACACAAACGAGTTGTGGAAACATCACGAACTCGTTCGTTTGGAGCAGTGACGATGAAGACCGTTTTTGGTGTCTTGTTCGTTCCTCAAACCAATCTTTCGGGAGCTTCGAGCTCATACCTCCTTTAATAGAGGCAAATCCAGATCATATTGGGCAATCTGTCGACATGAACCTTTTCATGCAACAGTGGGAGTCAACGGTTAATATGACCCTCGAGGCTGCCACAAAACCTGATAGTTCCTTGGTACATAAGTACTATAGTGTCGTTAAAGCCGAGTTCACGGACTTTCCAAATGTTTACATGCTGATGCAATGCACACCCGACATAACGTCCCAAGATTGCAAACACTGTTTGGGAGATTGTGTGGGATACTTTAGAGAACAGTTCCGGGGAAGAAAAGGGGGCATGGCTAGTCTTCCGAGCTGTTTATTCAGGTGGGATCTGGATTCTTTCCATAGTTCTTTTGGTAATGTTACGAGGTTTCCTGTGATCCATCGACCTCAGGTTCCGGAAAAGGGGAGCTCTATACCAGATAAGAAAG gaagaaggATGCATACGGGAATTATCACGATAATTGTGGTTCTtgctttcattaattttttggTATTTGTTGGTTTCTACAAAGTAAAAGCTCGGAGGAGaaaattaaacaagggaatAAATG TTGGTTGTGCAGAATACTCTAATTCAGATGGTCAATTTATGTTACGGTTCAATCTTGATATGATCTCAATGGCAACAGCTGATTTTTCACCTGAAAATAAGCTTGGCCAAGGTGGATTTGGTACGGTCTATAAG gcgATTATCCGCAAGAATCAACTCGTACTGGACTATGAGCTGGCCCTGAGGAAGGCGGCCTTGGATCTTGCTGATGCTGAAGCGACGATCGAAGTCAAGGAGGCGGAAATCGAGAGACAGAAAGAAGACGCTCTTAGCAAGTCCAGAGACATTGTCGCCGAGCGGAGTCGTTACTACCGTGAACGCAAGCAAGCCGAAGAAACGGCTGCAGGTCTCGAGGAGGAGTTGGAGGACGCTCGGGCTAAGATCGCTCGATTGGaagcagagaagaaagaagaagctggGAGAATGAAGAGGACGATGGATCGCATAAGGCAGATGCATCGTCGTGAACTTGTTTCCACGAAGAGCGGCATCAGGGCTGTAGCGACTGAACGTTTCGACAGGTTCAGGAGGTACATTGAAGAGCGAGACAATCGTGAGGGAAAACTTCTTCTTCACAGCCAGGCTGTGGGGTCGTTGGACTTGGTGGGTCTGTTAGCGGAGTGGGGAATGCCTGTCCCGAAGAAGTTAAAGGATATCTCAGCTGCGAATGAGGCGTTGTATAAGACAGAGCTAGAGAAGGCCGTTGTTGAAGAGATTACGGAGCAGGATCTCGTTCTTCCCGCCTTCCCTGGTCTTGACTCATCGCATGGCCCGGATCCGATCGTGGATGAGTTTGGTTCCAACGTAGGCACCGTTGATCCAGCTGCTGTTCCTACTCTTCGGTCTTCTATTCTGAACCTTGGCATCCAGTCTGCCATTCCGCCGTCCGACACGCCGCTAGAGATAGTTCGTGAGGCTTCTATTGAGACGATTTCGACCGATCAGCAGGACGCCGCGATTGTGTATTCGGAGGAAGCGGGGATCGCGGGGAGGCACGATGATGTAACTGCCGAAGATTAG